The nucleotide window GCGTTTCCTGACCGCCTTATTCAAATGCAGCGGGAGAGGCAACCGCAGAGTAGTAAAGAGCCGTTCATCAAAACAGGTGAGATCGTAGTCGGCCTGAATAAGGCAGACATCAGGATGATCGGCGGGGGAGAGAAAGGTCACGTTAGTGAGGAAACCGCCAGAATCTTCGAGCGCTAAGGGTTTCAGCGACAGAACACAAGGGACACTCTGGGAATGCAGCAAACTCTGGATGGGCACCGGACACCTAACCTGCTTATCGTAGTAAAACGTAATTTAAGCAGGTTAGATTGATGAGAGCAAAAATGAGATCAGTCGTTAGAGGGGATGGCAAAGTTTTTCAGTGAAACCACGAAATGTTCGTTACCGCGAGAAATTTTAGCGCCACGATCGCACCAGTGGCTGGCCAGCCGGAAAAAATCGTCGCTGTCGATGTCATACGCCAGTTCTACTTTACTGATACCGGAGTGCAGCATTTCATCCGCATCCTTGAAATTCTTTGCTTTAATTATCGCCATTTTCAGTCACCGGGTAGGTTGGTGTAGTGTTGCCAGAAAAGTGTAGCGACAGCGTATGTTAGTTTCGTGACAGTTTTGTTGCAGCAGGGAAGAATGAGACTTTCGCCACGTTTTAATAGGGTAAGGATCACATTTTTATACCAGATTCAGGCCCTTATGAACGGTTTGAAGAGAGCCTGATGCTCTACTAAATAGCGTGGAAAGGAGTAGATATCCAGGATTTGGACCTGCAATTTTCGCTCCCGACCCCAAATATCTTCAGCCTGCTCGATCACTTTTGTTATGTGTTCAGGATTATTAAATTCAGGTAAGTCATATTCAGTGTGTGAAATGGATGACATTTTCTCGGCAATGCGTTGTGGCGTCATGATCCACGAGAAGTGCCATCCACCCTCAGCAATGATGGCCGTATTCCATTTTAACCATTGCCATTTCAACCAGTTGCGCTTAATTGATGAGCGTTTCGTATTCCGAAGTTCCTCCGGCTTACCACCAAAAAACCCCACTAAATTTCTGTAAGTGATAGCCTTGGGTAACGTACATTTACGAGGTGAACCATCGGTATTAAAGACCTGAAGGTTAAACTGATAGTTATAGAAATTTTGATGAATGATAGTGCAGAGCTTGTTCTTCTGGATGGTGGCAATGATCACAGGATCAAAAATCTCATCCACATCAGAGACGAGAATAATGTCGTCCTGCTCTGCGGAAACGAGGCCATTCATAATCGCATTTCGCGTATCAGCTTCGTTTTGCCAGGCATCCTGGTGAGGGGGGTGATCGAAGACCACATAGATGATCTTATCTTCGAATTGCCTGAATTTCTCCAGATCAAAATTCAATCGCTTCGGTTTACCTGTAAAGGTGTGGGTTGACTCAACGATAACGAACTTGTCTACCACGTCAGACAAGGTGTGTAAACGAAGGTCCAGAAGCATCTCTTCGTCGTAATATAAAAAACAGTCGTAAATCAACTTAAGCCCCATCTGTCACATTTAAGTTACTGATGGTTATTATTGTGAATATGAGAATAGAAATAATGATCCTGATGCTAAATATCATAAAAAACAAAAAAACCGCAATTCGAGAGAATGTGCGGGTTTAATGAAAACATCATAAAATTAATTGGTCGGCACGAGAGGATTTGAACCTCCGACCCCTGACACCCCATGACAGTGCGCTACCAGGCTGCGCTACGTGCCGACGCGTGAGCTAATAGTACGCAAAACGCGGTCGATTGCAAGAGGCTAACACGTTGACTGCTATGAATTTAAGCAATTGCCAGTCAGTCAGCGATAAAGCGCTTCTCTTCTGTCAGCACCTGCAGCAGCAATGCAAGCTGCGGCTTGTGATCCTTCAGGCGGTTGCCATTTTCATCCCAGGCGGTATAGCTGCCGCTGTTATCCAGCACCAGCGTGACCGTTGGCGTGGTGATCACCAACTGATGATCGGTACTGCTGGCGACCCAGTTATGACGTCGCTGGGCGGCGAAGAGATCTTCACCCTGTGAATAGTCCGCCGCAGGTGTGCTGACGTGCA belongs to Erwinia pyri and includes:
- a CDS encoding benzoate transporter, with the protein product MIYDCFLYYDEEMLLDLRLHTLSDVVDKFVIVESTHTFTGKPKRLNFDLEKFRQFEDKIIYVVFDHPPHQDAWQNEADTRNAIMNGLVSAEQDDIILVSDVDEIFDPVIIATIQKNKLCTIIHQNFYNYQFNLQVFNTDGSPRKCTLPKAITYRNLVGFFGGKPEELRNTKRSSIKRNWLKWQWLKWNTAIIAEGGWHFSWIMTPQRIAEKMSSISHTEYDLPEFNNPEHITKVIEQAEDIWGRERKLQVQILDIYSFPRYLVEHQALFKPFIRA